In one window of Maribacter sp. BPC-D8 DNA:
- a CDS encoding FAD-binding and (Fe-S)-binding domain-containing protein: MDNNSLSKLRQDIEGEVRFDNLTKTIYATDASVYRKIPLGAAFPKSVDDIKKIIRFANDENIGLIPRTAGTSLAGQCVGDGLVVDVSKHFTEIISLDQEKKQVTVQPGVIRDELNQYLKPFGLFFGPNTSTSNRCMIGGMVGNNSSGTTSIQYGVTRDKVISMKTILSDGSEAEFGRITASEFKQKQQEQTLEASLYNSIFKELDNSDIASEITEHFPKPEIHRRNTGYAVDELLKSDLFGGKLPYFNMAELLCGSEGTLAFTTEITVQLNDLPPALSAMVVTHYTSLEDCLMDVVPVMKHPLQLCEMMDKVILDCTKNNRAQLANRFFVEGDPAALLMLQVSAHTEAELKVAVALLQKTIAQSGLSYANPVLFGDQIPKAIELRKAGLGLLGNIVGDMKAVACIEDTAVALPDLKDFIAEFSVIMKGYGQSAVYYAHAGAGELHLRPILNLKKSTDVGLFRDITTDVAKLTKKYKGSFSGEHGDGIVRAEFIPIMIGDKNYELLRRIKSYFDPKGIFNPGKIVDAYPMDKSFRYEIDRKEPEIKTLMDFSDSEGILKAAEKCNGSGDCRKTHHMNGGMCPSYHATKNEKDTTRGRANTLREFLTNPNSTAKNSFDSPEIKEAFDLCLSCKACASECPSNVDVATLKAEFLYQYQEANGYSLRGKLFAYNTKLNGLGSKISGLTNAIYDSKFLGGLLKKTSGVAKERTLPKVYSFNFDKHLQEYGNQNTKYKKKVVLFIDEFTKYLDIEVGKDAIELLTKLGYDVELYYAESGRTFLSKGFLKQAQKLAIKNTQELKKFAEAGLPVLGLEPSAILSFRDEYKRMTSDKDTAQKIADNSFLIEEFLAKEITEGNLNSSDFTAEARDIKIHNHCHQKALSNQKVTFDVLNLPTNYKVTIIASGCCGMAGSFGYEEEHYETSMKIGGLKLFPAVNKSAPETIIAANGTSCRHQIFDGTKRIAQHPVSILKEALVL, encoded by the coding sequence TTGGATAATAATTCGCTGTCAAAGTTACGACAAGATATAGAGGGAGAAGTACGATTTGATAATCTTACCAAGACTATTTACGCTACAGATGCATCTGTATATAGAAAAATACCTTTAGGGGCTGCTTTTCCAAAAAGTGTTGATGATATTAAAAAAATCATACGATTTGCCAACGATGAAAATATTGGTCTTATACCTAGAACGGCAGGTACATCGTTAGCAGGGCAATGTGTAGGTGACGGTTTAGTTGTTGATGTATCAAAACACTTTACAGAAATCATAAGTCTAGATCAAGAAAAGAAGCAGGTAACTGTTCAGCCAGGTGTTATTAGAGATGAGTTGAATCAATATCTAAAACCCTTCGGGTTGTTCTTTGGTCCTAATACATCAACTTCAAATAGATGTATGATCGGTGGTATGGTTGGTAACAATTCATCAGGTACAACTTCAATTCAATATGGGGTTACGAGAGATAAGGTCATCTCAATGAAAACCATTTTATCAGACGGTAGTGAGGCGGAATTTGGAAGAATAACAGCATCAGAATTCAAGCAAAAGCAGCAAGAACAGACGCTTGAAGCATCACTTTATAATAGTATATTTAAAGAACTCGATAATAGTGATATAGCTTCTGAGATAACAGAACATTTTCCGAAACCAGAAATACATAGAAGAAACACAGGTTATGCTGTAGACGAGTTATTGAAGTCCGATTTATTTGGAGGTAAATTACCTTACTTTAATATGGCAGAATTGCTGTGTGGTAGTGAAGGTACTTTAGCTTTTACAACAGAAATTACGGTTCAATTAAATGATTTGCCGCCAGCCTTATCGGCAATGGTCGTTACGCATTATACGTCTTTAGAAGATTGTTTAATGGATGTGGTTCCGGTAATGAAACACCCATTGCAATTGTGCGAAATGATGGATAAAGTCATTTTAGATTGTACAAAGAATAACCGTGCGCAATTAGCAAATCGATTTTTTGTTGAAGGTGATCCAGCAGCATTATTAATGCTACAAGTATCAGCGCATACAGAAGCTGAATTGAAAGTGGCTGTTGCTTTGTTACAAAAGACGATAGCGCAATCGGGACTCAGTTATGCCAATCCTGTATTATTTGGAGATCAAATACCAAAAGCAATCGAGTTGCGTAAGGCTGGTTTAGGTTTGCTGGGTAATATAGTAGGTGATATGAAAGCTGTGGCCTGTATAGAAGATACTGCGGTAGCTTTACCAGATCTTAAAGATTTCATAGCAGAGTTTTCTGTAATAATGAAGGGTTATGGACAAAGTGCGGTGTATTATGCACATGCAGGTGCAGGCGAATTGCATTTAAGACCTATTCTGAACCTTAAGAAATCTACCGATGTTGGGTTATTTAGAGATATTACTACCGATGTCGCTAAACTTACTAAAAAGTATAAAGGTTCGTTTAGTGGAGAGCATGGTGATGGTATTGTGCGTGCTGAGTTTATACCTATAATGATAGGTGATAAGAACTATGAACTTTTAAGAAGAATCAAATCTTATTTTGATCCTAAGGGCATATTCAATCCGGGTAAAATTGTAGATGCTTACCCAATGGATAAGTCGTTTCGATATGAAATTGACCGCAAAGAGCCAGAGATTAAAACATTAATGGATTTTTCTGATAGTGAAGGTATACTTAAGGCTGCAGAAAAGTGTAATGGTAGTGGTGACTGTAGAAAGACGCATCATATGAATGGTGGCATGTGCCCTAGTTATCATGCAACCAAAAATGAAAAAGATACTACCAGAGGTAGGGCTAATACGTTAAGAGAGTTTTTAACGAACCCTAATAGTACGGCTAAGAATAGTTTCGATAGTCCTGAAATTAAAGAGGCATTTGACCTTTGTTTAAGTTGTAAGGCATGTGCAAGTGAGTGCCCTAGTAATGTAGATGTAGCTACTTTGAAAGCAGAGTTTTTGTATCAATATCAAGAAGCAAATGGCTATTCTTTACGAGGGAAATTGTTTGCCTATAATACCAAACTAAATGGGTTAGGAAGTAAGATTTCTGGTTTAACAAATGCTATTTATGACTCCAAATTTCTAGGCGGATTGTTAAAAAAGACAAGTGGAGTAGCCAAAGAACGTACCTTGCCTAAGGTTTATAGTTTTAATTTCGATAAACACCTTCAAGAATATGGTAATCAAAATACTAAGTATAAGAAAAAAGTAGTTTTATTCATCGATGAATTTACTAAATACTTAGATATTGAAGTTGGTAAAGATGCTATTGAGCTATTAACGAAACTTGGCTACGATGTTGAATTGTATTATGCTGAAAGTGGGAGAACATTTCTTTCTAAAGGCTTTTTGAAACAAGCTCAAAAACTAGCGATTAAGAATACGCAAGAATTAAAAAAGTTCGCAGAAGCTGGTTTGCCAGTTTTAGGTTTAGAGCCTTCGGCAATCTTATCTTTTAGAGATGAATACAAACGTATGACATCAGATAAAGACACGGCTCAGAAAATAGCTGATAATTCATTTTTGATAGAAGAGTTTCTAGCAAAAGAAATAACAGAAGGCAATTTAAATTCGTCTGATTTTACCGCTGAAGCTAGAGATATAAAAATTCATAATCATTGTCATCAAAAAGCATTGAGTAACCAGAAAGTAACATTTGATGTATTGAATCTGCCAACAAATTATAAGGTTACTATTATAGCATCTGGTTGTTGTGGTATGGCTGGTTCTTTCGGGTATGAAGAAGAGCATTATGAAACTAGTATGAAAATTGGCGGATTAAAATTATTCCCTGCGGTCAATAAATCAGCTCCAGAGACAATTATCGCTGCCAATGGAACAAGTTGTCGACATCAAATATTTGATGGTACGAAGAGAATAGCACAGCATCCGGTGAGTATATTGAAAGAAGCTTTGGTGTTATAA
- a CDS encoding UDP-2,3-diacylglucosamine diphosphatase, producing the protein MKKRRLEIVVLSDIHLGSYACHAEELLTYLSSIDPKILILNGDILDAKKMRNNYFPPSHLKVVKKIFSLASKGTDVHYITGNRDEPFRKIDEIYMGAIKVSNRMSLKLNGKNTLFFHGDIFDFSFRHSQWLLNFGDTGFDLLLKLAKLKTKTMNLFGKKNKPFSNPELEYGERDPKQIALFEKNVAKMAIKQHYDHVVCGHSHAPNKQLFETKKGECLYLNSGDWVKHMTALEYSFKRWKLYRYENDKLATFYMDEELKSMNINELIETITQRKTRELNNQKEKDGLSD; encoded by the coding sequence TTGAAAAAACGACGTCTTGAAATAGTTGTGCTTTCTGATATTCACTTAGGTTCTTACGCATGCCACGCAGAAGAATTACTAACATACCTATCTAGTATTGACCCAAAAATCTTAATTCTGAATGGCGATATACTAGACGCTAAGAAAATGCGGAACAATTACTTTCCTCCCTCCCATTTAAAAGTAGTAAAGAAAATATTTTCACTAGCTTCAAAAGGTACCGATGTACATTATATCACCGGTAACCGCGATGAACCTTTTCGTAAAATTGATGAGATTTACATGGGAGCTATAAAAGTTTCTAATAGAATGTCATTAAAACTAAACGGGAAAAATACACTCTTTTTTCACGGAGACATTTTCGATTTTTCATTTCGACACTCGCAATGGCTTTTGAATTTTGGGGATACAGGTTTTGACTTGCTTTTAAAACTTGCAAAGCTCAAAACAAAAACGATGAACCTTTTTGGCAAAAAGAACAAACCCTTCTCAAATCCGGAATTGGAATATGGAGAACGTGATCCCAAACAAATTGCGCTATTCGAGAAAAATGTAGCCAAAATGGCTATTAAACAACATTATGACCATGTTGTATGCGGCCATAGCCATGCTCCCAACAAACAACTATTTGAAACGAAGAAAGGAGAATGTCTTTACCTAAACTCTGGAGATTGGGTAAAGCATATGACTGCTCTTGAATATTCTTTTAAACGTTGGAAACTCTATCGTTACGAGAATGATAAGCTTGCTACATTCTATATGGATGAAGAACTTAAGTCTATGAACATAAATGAGCTTATTGAAACAATTACACAACGAAAGACAAGAGAATTAAATAATCAAAAAGAGAAAGACGGACTTTCAGATTAA
- the aroC gene encoding chorismate synthase, whose amino-acid sequence MAGNTFGNIFRVSTFGESHGKAIGGVIDGCPSEIELDFDAIQNDLNRRKPGQSAIVTQRKEPDEVEFYSGIFEGKTTGTPIGFAIHNTNQKSKDYGHIKDSYRPSHADYVYDKKYGFRDYRGGGRSSARETASRVVAGAIAKQFLKGIEIQAFVSQVGDMSLGKHYTELDLSLTETNDVRCPDPEMAVKMEEYIKAIKKDGDTIGGIITCVAKNVPIGLGEPVFDKLHAELGKAMLSINAVKGFEYGSGFEGVKMKGSEHNDQFNNDGSTKTNYSGGIQGGISNGMDIYFNVAFKPVATVIQAYETIDKEGNTIKTQGKGRHDPCVVPRAVPIVEAMTALVLADYTLLNRTIKL is encoded by the coding sequence ATGGCTGGAAATACCTTCGGAAACATATTTAGGGTAAGCACTTTTGGAGAATCTCACGGAAAAGCAATCGGAGGGGTTATAGATGGCTGTCCGTCAGAAATTGAATTAGATTTTGATGCCATACAAAATGATCTTAATCGTCGTAAACCAGGGCAATCAGCAATTGTTACTCAGAGAAAAGAGCCAGATGAAGTAGAGTTTTATTCTGGAATATTTGAAGGTAAAACTACGGGAACGCCAATTGGCTTTGCTATTCATAATACCAATCAAAAATCTAAAGATTACGGACATATAAAAGACTCGTACCGACCATCGCATGCAGATTACGTGTATGATAAGAAGTATGGTTTTAGAGATTACCGTGGTGGTGGAAGAAGTTCTGCGCGTGAAACGGCAAGTAGAGTGGTAGCAGGTGCTATTGCAAAGCAGTTTTTGAAAGGAATAGAAATTCAAGCTTTTGTATCTCAAGTAGGAGATATGAGTTTAGGTAAGCATTATACTGAATTAGATTTATCGTTGACAGAAACTAATGATGTACGTTGTCCTGACCCAGAAATGGCAGTAAAGATGGAAGAATATATCAAGGCCATTAAAAAAGACGGCGATACCATTGGCGGAATTATTACGTGTGTAGCCAAAAATGTACCGATTGGTTTAGGAGAGCCCGTTTTCGACAAACTTCATGCCGAATTAGGTAAGGCTATGTTATCTATAAATGCTGTAAAAGGCTTTGAATATGGTAGCGGCTTTGAAGGCGTTAAGATGAAAGGCAGTGAACACAACGACCAATTTAATAATGATGGTTCTACAAAAACCAACTATAGTGGTGGTATTCAAGGCGGAATAAGTAACGGAATGGATATCTATTTCAATGTAGCTTTTAAGCCAGTCGCAACTGTAATTCAAGCCTACGAAACAATTGATAAAGAGGGTAATACCATTAAAACCCAGGGTAAGGGTAGACATGATCCTTGTGTAGTTCCAAGAGCGGTACCTATAGTCGAAGCGATGACCGCATTGGTTTTGGCAGATTACACCCTATTAAACCGGACTATTAAATTATAG